The following coding sequences are from one Malaciobacter pacificus window:
- a CDS encoding YbaB/EbfC family nucleoid-associated protein yields MFDGIDLKNLDLNKMMGQFQEMAEKSKEENESRIFTSKAGGGMVEISINGNSEIVDLQIDDSLLEDKDSLQILLISAMNDVIKQSDENKKMMAMNMMGGLGSFGQK; encoded by the coding sequence ATGTTTGATGGAATTGATTTAAAAAATTTAGATTTAAATAAAATGATGGGTCAATTTCAAGAAATGGCTGAAAAATCTAAAGAAGAGAATGAATCAAGAATTTTTACTTCAAAAGCTGGTGGTGGAATGGTAGAAATTTCTATCAATGGTAATTCTGAAATCGTAGATTTACAAATTGATGATTCACTTTTAGAGGATAAAGACTCTTTACAAATTTTACTAATTTCTGCTATGAATGATGTAATTAAACAAAGTGATGAAAACAAAAAAATGATGGCAATGAACATGATGGGTGGTCTTGGTTCTTTTGGCCAAAAGTAG
- a CDS encoding polyprenyl synthetase family protein, with protein MKKLLQQFETYLLNNLPQSKSFHPYFEDALSEMLKAGGKRFRPMLLLSVVKSNKSLLLANAMPVALGLEFLHTYSLVHDDLPSMDNADLRRGFETIHKKYDEVTAILVGDALNTEAFNLISNASLHNDIKIELVKCLSSNGGIDGMIIGQAIDCFFENQKLELNQLEFLHIHKTARLIAASLKMGAIISEYDIETQNKLYDFGIDLGLLFQIQDDIIDETQSSEEAGKTTQNDESKNSFVNLLGLDGAINSANELANKCEATLNTLEDNLKNSLEELLLKYINRHK; from the coding sequence ATGAAAAAACTATTACAACAGTTCGAAACTTATTTATTAAATAACTTACCACAATCTAAATCTTTTCATCCATATTTTGAGGATGCTTTATCTGAGATGCTAAAAGCTGGAGGAAAAAGATTTAGACCTATGCTTTTACTTTCAGTTGTAAAATCAAATAAATCTTTACTTTTAGCAAATGCAATGCCTGTAGCTCTTGGTTTAGAGTTTTTGCATACTTATTCATTAGTTCATGATGATTTACCTTCTATGGATAATGCTGATTTAAGAAGAGGATTTGAAACAATTCATAAAAAATATGATGAAGTAACTGCTATTTTAGTAGGGGATGCTTTAAATACTGAAGCTTTTAATTTAATCTCAAATGCATCATTACATAATGACATAAAAATAGAGTTAGTAAAATGTTTATCATCAAATGGCGGAATTGATGGAATGATTATAGGACAAGCAATTGATTGTTTTTTTGAAAATCAAAAGCTTGAACTTAATCAACTAGAGTTTTTACATATTCATAAAACTGCAAGACTTATTGCAGCTTCTTTAAAAATGGGTGCAATAATCAGTGAATATGACATAGAAACTCAAAATAAATTATATGATTTTGGAATTGACTTAGGATTGTTATTTCAGATTCAAGATGATATTATAGATGAAACTCAATCTAGTGAAGAAGCTGGAAAAACTACTCAAAATGATGAATCAAAAAACTCTTTTGTAAATTTACTTGGCCTTGATGGTGCAATTAATAGTGCAAATGAACTAGCAAATAAGTGTGAAGCTACATTAAACACACTTGAAGATAATTTAAAAAACTCATTAGAAGAACTTTTATTAAAGTATATCAATAGACATAAATAA
- the groES gene encoding co-chaperone GroES gives MNFKPLGKRVLVQRTQAEEKTASGIILVDSAKEKPNTAVVKAIGTDVTELKEGDTIVFEQYRGTEFTLEGEDYLVLEIENIIGVM, from the coding sequence ATGAATTTTAAACCATTAGGTAAAAGAGTTCTTGTTCAAAGAACACAAGCAGAAGAGAAAACTGCAAGCGGAATTATTTTAGTTGATTCAGCTAAAGAAAAACCAAATACAGCTGTTGTAAAAGCAATTGGTACAGATGTTACTGAGTTAAAAGAGGGTGACACAATTGTATTTGAACAATACAGAGGAACTGAATTCACTTTAGAAGGTGAAGATTATTTAGTATTAGAAATTGAAAATATTATAGGAGTTATGTAA
- the groL gene encoding chaperonin GroEL (60 kDa chaperone family; promotes refolding of misfolded polypeptides especially under stressful conditions; forms two stacked rings of heptamers to form a barrel-shaped 14mer; ends can be capped by GroES; misfolded proteins enter the barrel where they are refolded when GroES binds): MAKEISFSDSARNKLYSGVEKLADAVKVTMGPRGRNVLLQKAFGAPTITKDGVSVAREIELEDTLENMGAQLVKEVASKTADEAGDGTTTATVLAHSVFKEGLRNVTAGANPISLKRGMDKACEAILANLKESSKVVANKTEIEQVATISANSDKAIGAMIAEAMDKVGKDGVITVEEAKGIVDELDVVEGMQFDRGYLSPYFITNSEKMITEMDNPFILLYDKKISNLKEMLPILESVNQSGRPLLIIAEDVDGEALATLVVNRLRGSLNIAAVKAPGFGDRRKAMLEDIAVLTNGTVVSEELGMKLDTCGIDVLGSASKVVIDKDNTTIVDGNGTADAVTGRVNQIKAEMANTTSEYDKEKLQERLAKLSGGVAVIKVGAATETEMKEKKDRVDDALSATRAAVEEGIVIGGGAALIRAAAKVNLELDGDEQIGADIVLRAIKAPMKQIAINAGFDAGVVVNEVEKASSDNLGFNAATGEYVDMFEAGIVDPAKVERVAMQNAVSVASLLLTTEATVTDIKEEKSGPAMPDMGGMGGMPGMM; this comes from the coding sequence ATGGCAAAAGAGATTTCATTTAGTGATAGTGCAAGAAATAAATTATACTCAGGTGTTGAAAAATTAGCAGATGCTGTTAAAGTTACAATGGGACCAAGAGGTAGAAACGTTTTATTACAAAAAGCTTTTGGTGCTCCAACAATTACAAAAGATGGTGTTTCTGTTGCAAGAGAAATTGAACTTGAAGATACATTAGAAAATATGGGTGCACAACTTGTAAAAGAGGTTGCTTCTAAAACTGCTGATGAAGCAGGAGATGGTACTACAACTGCTACAGTTTTAGCACATTCAGTATTCAAAGAAGGTTTAAGAAACGTAACAGCAGGTGCTAACCCAATTTCTTTAAAAAGAGGTATGGATAAAGCTTGTGAAGCAATTTTAGCTAACTTAAAAGAGTCTTCTAAAGTTGTTGCTAATAAAACTGAGATTGAGCAAGTTGCTACAATTTCTGCAAACTCTGATAAAGCAATTGGAGCTATGATTGCTGAAGCAATGGATAAAGTTGGTAAAGATGGTGTTATTACTGTTGAAGAAGCTAAAGGTATCGTTGATGAATTAGATGTTGTTGAGGGTATGCAATTTGATAGAGGTTACTTATCACCATACTTTATTACAAACTCTGAGAAAATGATTACTGAAATGGATAATCCATTTATTTTATTATATGACAAAAAAATCTCTAACTTAAAAGAGATGTTACCAATTTTAGAATCAGTAAATCAATCAGGAAGACCTTTATTAATCATTGCTGAAGATGTTGATGGTGAAGCATTAGCTACTTTAGTAGTAAATAGATTAAGAGGTTCTTTAAATATTGCTGCTGTTAAAGCTCCTGGATTTGGTGATAGAAGAAAAGCTATGTTAGAAGATATCGCTGTATTAACAAACGGTACTGTTGTATCTGAAGAGTTAGGAATGAAACTTGATACTTGTGGTATTGATGTATTAGGAAGTGCTTCTAAAGTAGTTATTGATAAAGATAATACAACTATTGTTGATGGAAATGGAACAGCTGATGCAGTAACTGGAAGAGTTAATCAAATCAAAGCTGAAATGGCTAATACAACTTCTGAGTATGATAAAGAAAAATTACAAGAAAGATTAGCAAAACTTTCTGGTGGTGTTGCAGTTATCAAAGTAGGTGCTGCTACTGAAACTGAAATGAAAGAGAAAAAAGATAGAGTTGATGATGCACTTTCTGCAACTAGAGCTGCTGTTGAAGAAGGTATTGTTATTGGTGGAGGGGCTGCATTAATTAGAGCTGCTGCTAAAGTAAACCTTGAATTAGATGGTGATGAGCAAATTGGTGCAGATATTGTATTAAGAGCTATTAAAGCACCTATGAAACAAATTGCAATCAATGCTGGATTTGACGCTGGTGTTGTTGTAAATGAAGTTGAAAAAGCATCTAGTGATAATTTAGGATTCAACGCTGCAACTGGTGAGTATGTAGATATGTTTGAAGCTGGTATTGTAGATCCTGCAAAAGTTGAAAGAGTAGCTATGCAAAATGCAGTATCAGTTGCTTCATTATTATTAACAACTGAAGCAACAGTAACAGATATTAAAGAAGAAAAATCAGGTCCAGCTATGCCAGATATGGGTGGAATGGGCGGAATGCCAGGAATGATGTAG
- a CDS encoding DMT family transporter, with protein sequence MTGWTYLIIAGLLEIGFASMIKLTENFTKIFPTILFILFAMASFYMLTKAIESIPIGTAYAVWTGIGAIGTVIVGIVFYNDPVSFLRLFFISMLIFSIVGLKLVS encoded by the coding sequence ATGACGGGTTGGACATATTTAATTATTGCTGGCTTACTTGAAATAGGCTTTGCTTCTATGATAAAACTTACTGAAAATTTTACAAAAATATTTCCTACTATTTTATTTATTTTATTTGCAATGGCAAGCTTTTATATGTTAACTAAAGCTATTGAATCTATTCCAATAGGAACAGCTTATGCAGTTTGGACTGGAATTGGAGCAATAGGAACAGTAATAGTTGGAATAGTTTTTTATAATGATCCCGTAAGCTTTTTACGATTATTCTTTATATCTATGTTAATATTTTCTATTGTGGGGTTAAAACTAGTAAGTTAG
- a CDS encoding sensor histidine kinase: MSNLSIKRKLVLYSIVIQFLVLIIFSFALYKSLEITTLDKIQANLKVIILDVTDDILEHQNISDKTLDEDIEYMMDPLYIRVMEATKHKTISKTPNYPDNIIHDDDYLETLEKEIITFEEQNNYLVSRIKINFHKQNDIIVEVATTKEILSSTLEDLLYILYFILPIILIFSILGGNFIIYKSFLPIEQILNQLKRINANDLSERIKSTNTNDEIDSLILEINSLLERIEESFQRVSQFSSDASHELKTPLTIIRGEIEIALRKDRDIDEYKSTLQTSLDEILTIEQTINDLLFLAKNENEIMIDKMQNYYIDEIIDESINEVKNLAKLHNINIILDLKDSVEFNCYANLIKIALKNILKNAIQYSYKDSKIIVKGNKNNSFFEISVQDFGIGIEKNKQNKIFEKFYRTDKSRNKNSGGTGLGMSIVRKIVDIHNGDIKIQSNEDIGTTITLILALEK; this comes from the coding sequence ATGTCTAATCTATCAATAAAAAGAAAATTAGTTTTATATAGTATAGTTATTCAATTTTTAGTTTTGATAATATTCTCTTTTGCACTTTATAAATCACTAGAAATCACTACTTTAGATAAAATTCAAGCTAATCTAAAAGTAATTATACTTGATGTTACAGATGATATTTTAGAACATCAAAATATTAGTGATAAAACCTTAGATGAAGATATTGAGTATATGATGGATCCCTTATATATCAGAGTTATGGAAGCTACTAAACACAAAACAATATCAAAAACTCCTAACTATCCAGATAATATTATTCATGATGATGACTATTTAGAAACCTTAGAAAAAGAGATAATCACTTTTGAAGAACAAAACAACTATTTAGTTAGTAGAATAAAAATTAATTTCCATAAACAAAATGATATTATAGTTGAAGTTGCAACTACAAAAGAGATATTAAGCTCCACTCTTGAAGACTTACTTTATATACTTTATTTTATTTTACCAATTATTTTAATATTTTCAATACTTGGTGGAAACTTTATTATATATAAATCATTTTTACCAATTGAGCAGATATTAAATCAATTAAAAAGAATCAATGCAAATGATTTGTCTGAAAGAATAAAATCAACGAATACAAATGATGAGATAGACTCACTGATACTTGAAATAAATTCCCTTTTAGAAAGAATCGAAGAATCATTTCAAAGGGTTAGCCAATTTAGTTCAGATGCATCCCATGAACTAAAAACTCCACTTACAATAATTAGAGGTGAAATAGAAATAGCACTTAGAAAAGATAGAGATATTGATGAATATAAATCGACTCTTCAAACTTCACTTGATGAGATATTAACAATTGAGCAAACAATAAATGACTTACTATTTTTAGCAAAAAATGAAAATGAAATCATGATAGATAAAATGCAAAACTATTATATAGATGAAATAATTGATGAATCAATTAATGAAGTAAAAAATCTTGCAAAACTTCATAATATTAATATCATTTTAGATTTAAAAGATAGTGTTGAATTTAATTGTTATGCAAATTTAATCAAAATTGCATTAAAAAATATACTAAAAAATGCAATACAATATAGCTATAAAGATAGCAAAATTATTGTAAAAGGTAATAAAAACAATAGTTTTTTTGAAATTTCAGTACAAGATTTTGGAATTGGTATTGAAAAAAACAAACAAAATAAAATATTTGAAAAATTTTATAGAACAGATAAAAGTAGAAATAAAAATTCAGGGGGTACGGGCCTTGGAATGTCCATTGTTAGGAAGATTGTAGATATTCATAATGGAGATATCAAAATTCAAAGTAATGAAGATATTGGAACAACAATCACACTAATCTTAGCTTTAGAAAAATAA
- a CDS encoding response regulator transcription factor, protein MKILIIEDDEKIINFLKKGLTEECYIVDSSTNGDEGLYLASVNEYDLILLDIMLPIKDGIEVCKSLRASNIQTPIIMLTAKDSIEDKIKGLDIGANDYLAKPFSFAELLARIRVQLRTTSNVQTKLQIADLELDLLNKTAKRDSQEIVLTSKEFTLLEYLIKNKDRVLSETTISDSLSSFENSNMSNIVNVYIYRIRNKIDKNFDKKLIKTVRGIGFKISDV, encoded by the coding sequence ATGAAAATTTTAATTATAGAAGATGACGAAAAAATTATTAACTTTTTAAAAAAAGGTTTAACTGAAGAGTGCTATATAGTTGACTCTTCAACAAATGGAGATGAAGGATTATATTTAGCAAGTGTAAATGAATATGATTTGATTTTACTTGATATTATGCTTCCTATAAAAGATGGAATTGAAGTTTGTAAAAGTTTAAGAGCTTCAAATATTCAAACTCCTATTATAATGCTAACAGCTAAAGATTCAATTGAAGATAAAATAAAAGGTTTAGATATTGGAGCAAATGATTACCTTGCTAAACCATTTTCATTTGCAGAATTACTTGCAAGAATTAGGGTACAACTAAGAACTACTTCAAATGTACAAACAAAACTACAAATTGCTGATTTGGAGCTTGATTTACTAAATAAAACAGCAAAAAGAGATTCTCAAGAAATAGTACTAACATCAAAAGAGTTTACACTACTTGAATACCTAATTAAAAACAAAGATAGAGTTTTAAGTGAGACTACAATCAGTGATTCTTTAAGCTCTTTTGAAAACTCAAATATGAGTAATATAGTTAATGTTTATATCTATAGAATTAGAAATAAAATAGATAAAAATTTTGATAAAAAACTTATAAAAACTGTAAGAGGAATAGGATTTAAAATTAGTGATGTCTAA
- a CDS encoding metallophosphoesterase produces MSKRSLPKARTLEVKVSNEKLNHLKLLHLSDLHINKNFPDEILHELVFYCNSLDYDFTVITGDIIDCKVKNIKEKLAILNNLKGDVYFISGNHDLVYGLNDLKKELTNFIFMDNEIKKIEYKNEIIKLVGLSDRFSKFFGIKRDEKKILASIKESEPTIFISHQPKDYKLALNSNLFLCGHTHGGQIFPFHYLVKIVQPFLSGLHYVKDTAIYVNSGLGTWGIDMRYKAPSEITILELIHKSVE; encoded by the coding sequence ATGAGTAAAAGAAGTCTACCAAAAGCTAGAACTTTAGAGGTAAAAGTTTCAAATGAAAAGTTAAATCATTTGAAACTACTTCACTTGAGTGATTTGCATATAAATAAGAATTTTCCAGATGAGATTCTACATGAATTAGTTTTTTATTGCAATTCACTAGATTATGATTTTACAGTTATTACTGGTGATATTATTGATTGTAAAGTTAAAAATATAAAAGAAAAACTTGCAATTTTAAATAACCTAAAAGGTGATGTTTATTTTATTAGTGGGAACCACGATTTAGTTTATGGATTAAATGATTTAAAAAAAGAGTTAACAAACTTTATTTTTATGGATAATGAAATAAAAAAAATTGAATATAAAAATGAAATCATAAAATTAGTTGGACTTTCTGATAGATTTTCTAAGTTTTTTGGAATTAAAAGAGATGAAAAAAAAATATTAGCAAGTATAAAAGAAAGTGAACCTACTATATTTATCTCCCACCAACCAAAGGATTATAAATTAGCTTTAAATTCTAACCTTTTTTTATGTGGACATACCCATGGAGGTCAAATTTTTCCTTTTCATTATTTAGTAAAAATAGTTCAACCTTTTTTATCTGGTCTTCATTATGTAAAAGATACTGCAATCTATGTAAATTCTGGGCTTGGTACTTGGGGAATAGATATGAGGTATAAAGCACCAAGTGAAATTACCATATTAGAATTAATTCATAAAAGTGTAGAATAG
- a CDS encoding YceI family protein translates to MFKVLVLICLGLFASASSLGVSSGSIQAHTEVFGDSEINPTTNEVKGELSIGDAITSLKGKIYFDTLSLISSKKDRDLNMYELLNATKYKTISFNINHVLQVEDKYLINGTLTLNGIENKISTTSMIIEENGALKLDGGFSILLSEYGMKPPTMFFLTVRDQIDITYNLELK, encoded by the coding sequence ATGTTTAAGGTATTAGTATTAATTTGTTTAGGTCTATTTGCAAGTGCAAGTAGTTTAGGTGTGTCAAGTGGGAGTATCCAAGCTCACACAGAGGTTTTTGGTGATAGTGAAATTAATCCAACAACAAATGAAGTTAAAGGAGAATTATCAATTGGTGATGCAATAACATCATTAAAAGGAAAAATCTATTTTGATACTCTTTCATTAATTAGTAGTAAAAAAGATAGAGATTTAAATATGTATGAATTATTAAATGCAACAAAATATAAAACCATTTCATTCAATATAAACCATGTTTTGCAAGTAGAAGACAAATATCTAATTAATGGAACATTAACTTTAAATGGTATTGAAAACAAGATATCAACAACAAGTATGATTATTGAAGAAAATGGTGCTTTAAAACTTGATGGTGGCTTTTCTATTTTATTAAGTGAATATGGAATGAAACCACCAACAATGTTTTTTTTAACAGTTAGAGATCAAATCGATATTACTTATAATTTAGAATTGAAATAA
- a CDS encoding ABC transporter ATP-binding protein, with protein sequence MIKAINLTHYYNKDKALENINLEINKGEFVCLIGESGSGKSTLLSNLSTLLKPTSGDIFYEETNYKNIKNIDSFRKENIGFIFQFHYLINYLTIKENIKLANEKASDDDISTFLNSLGINDLKNKYPTEISGGQRQRASIARALINNPKVIFADEPTGNLDSQNSQKVFEMFKDLSKKGTTIIVATHDKNLAQIANKIYEVKDGKINK encoded by the coding sequence ATGATAAAAGCAATTAATTTAACTCATTACTACAATAAAGATAAAGCCTTAGAAAATATCAATTTAGAAATAAACAAAGGTGAATTTGTATGTTTAATTGGTGAAAGTGGTAGCGGAAAATCAACACTTTTGTCAAATCTTTCAACACTACTTAAACCTACAAGTGGAGATATTTTCTATGAAGAAACGAACTATAAAAATATCAAAAATATTGATAGCTTTAGAAAAGAGAATATTGGTTTTATTTTCCAATTTCACTATTTAATTAACTATTTAACAATTAAAGAAAATATCAAATTAGCAAATGAAAAAGCAAGTGATGATGACATTTCTACTTTTTTAAATAGTTTAGGAATTAATGATTTAAAAAATAAATATCCAACTGAGATTTCAGGAGGTCAGCGACAAAGAGCTTCTATTGCACGAGCACTTATTAACAATCCAAAAGTAATCTTTGCAGATGAACCAACAGGAAATTTAGACTCACAAAACTCACAAAAAGTTTTTGAAATGTTTAAAGATTTATCAAAAAAAGGAACAACTATTATAGTAGCAACTCACGATAAAAATTTAGCACAAATTGCTAATAAAATTTATGAGGTAAAAGATGGAAAAATTAATAAATAA
- a CDS encoding ABC transporter permease has translation MILYAFKALAANKLKTTLIFASLIFSIISIFLISSISNGIITMYSSMLKSDGDIIVTQAKISDTFFSNVDINLIEKINTITGVKESSALIVGASPVEKLPIVAIYGVTQNRFKNYKIDKGNYPSNDEVIVGQSIFEQLQNKEQIQIANKTFKISGVFKSEIGFENGGVVLNINDAGKIFNKSASMIMVNTKLEANTDKINNEIKKLHNDIEAKSTQNFVDNYNQFKIIKTSSNVISAIAFCMGLLGIISLMSITINQRRAEFGIKRAIGIPTSKIVLSIMYESFILGVISFIAALAISNLALYFIKNVQSLQGYVNGEISSTLAIYIFITSVLMAIIGSIIPALNAAKTDPVELIQGNKI, from the coding sequence TTGATTTTATATGCTTTTAAAGCACTTGCAGCAAATAAACTAAAAACTACACTTATTTTTGCAAGTCTGATTTTTTCTATCATATCAATCTTTTTAATCAGTTCTATTTCTAATGGAATTATAACTATGTATTCATCAATGTTAAAAAGTGATGGAGATATTATAGTTACTCAAGCAAAAATCTCTGATACATTTTTTTCAAACGTTGATATAAATCTAATTGAAAAAATCAATACAATTACTGGAGTAAAAGAATCATCAGCTTTAATTGTTGGTGCAAGTCCAGTTGAAAAACTTCCAATAGTAGCTATTTATGGAGTTACTCAAAATAGATTTAAAAACTACAAAATTGATAAAGGAAATTATCCATCAAACGATGAAGTAATTGTTGGACAATCAATTTTTGAGCAACTACAAAATAAAGAACAAATCCAAATAGCAAACAAAACATTTAAAATCTCTGGAGTTTTTAAAAGTGAAATTGGTTTTGAAAATGGTGGAGTTGTTTTAAATATTAATGATGCTGGAAAAATATTTAATAAATCTGCTTCAATGATTATGGTTAATACAAAACTTGAAGCAAACACAGACAAAATAAATAATGAAATAAAAAAACTACATAATGATATAGAAGCAAAATCAACACAAAATTTTGTAGATAACTATAATCAATTTAAAATCATTAAAACCTCATCAAATGTTATTTCAGCAATTGCATTTTGTATGGGATTACTTGGAATTATTAGTTTAATGAGCATAACAATAAATCAAAGAAGAGCAGAATTTGGGATAAAAAGGGCTATTGGAATTCCAACATCAAAAATAGTTTTATCAATTATGTACGAGAGTTTTATATTAGGTGTAATTAGCTTTATTGCAGCACTTGCTATTTCAAACTTAGCACTTTATTTTATAAAAAATGTTCAAAGCTTACAAGGTTATGTAAATGGAGAGATTTCATCAACTCTTGCAATATATATTTTTATAACATCAGTTTTGATGGCAATTATAGGCTCAATAATACCTGCACTAAATGCAGCTAAAACTGACCCGGTTGAGTTAATTCAAGGAAATAAAATATGA
- a CDS encoding inositol monophosphatase family protein — protein MKERLKEIIKEAGKILHEGYYSNKDVTFKAKKDLVTKYDVGVENFLKEKFSEEFTDFNIIAEESDNSNIEFKDSIIIDPIDGTTNFVNGVPHTAISVGVYKDKKPFIGIVYNPILDEMYEAQIGQGAYLNGKQIKVSDENDFQKALMATGFPYSSGTNSDDLNDVIEKIKTILPKCQDIRRLGSAAIDLCMVARGTYEGYYEMNLKAWDVSAGIIILNEAGGKVSTLNGSDYRLFEDKYIVATNGYIHNSLLELIK, from the coding sequence ATGAAAGAAAGATTAAAAGAGATTATAAAAGAAGCAGGAAAAATACTTCATGAAGGTTACTACTCAAACAAAGATGTGACATTTAAAGCAAAAAAAGATTTAGTTACAAAATATGATGTTGGTGTTGAGAACTTTTTAAAAGAAAAATTTTCAGAAGAGTTTACTGATTTTAATATTATTGCAGAAGAGTCTGATAACTCAAATATTGAATTTAAAGACTCAATTATAATAGACCCAATTGATGGAACTACAAATTTTGTAAATGGTGTTCCTCATACAGCTATTTCAGTTGGAGTTTATAAAGATAAAAAACCATTTATTGGAATAGTTTATAATCCAATTTTAGATGAAATGTATGAAGCTCAAATTGGCCAGGGTGCATATTTAAATGGAAAACAAATAAAAGTATCAGATGAAAATGATTTTCAAAAAGCACTAATGGCTACAGGATTCCCATATTCAAGTGGGACAAATAGTGATGATTTAAATGATGTAATCGAAAAAATAAAAACAATCCTTCCAAAATGTCAAGATATAAGAAGATTAGGAAGTGCAGCAATTGATTTATGTATGGTAGCACGTGGTACTTATGAAGGTTATTATGAAATGAACCTAAAAGCTTGGGATGTTAGTGCTGGAATAATAATTTTAAATGAAGCTGGTGGAAAAGTTTCAACACTAAATGGAAGTGATTATAGACTATTTGAAGATAAGTATATTGTTGCTACAAATGGTTATATTCATAATTCGTTATTAGAGTTAATTAAATAA